GGGTTTTCATTCCGATTTTCTTTAAAGAATCATCTACACGGTATTTCATAAAGTTAAGAAGATCTTCTTTTGAGAAGTTGTCCAGCTCGCCATTCATAAAAATCCAATCAAGAATCTCTGCTTCCAATGCGATAGACTCATCCACTAAAGTATAAATATCTTCGATGTCAGAATCGCTTAATAAGTCTGGTTGCTCTTCTCTGATTTTATTAATTAAATAAATACCAGCATTGGCATGGATCTGTTCGTCCACCGACGTCCAAGCAATAATGTTGGATACATTTTTCATAAAACCTTTGAACCTTGTAAACGACAAAATAATCGCAAACTGAGAAAACAAAGACACATTTTCTATTAGGATCGAAAACAACAACAATGAAGAAACGTATTCTTTGGGCGTTGTAGAATTAGCGTGTTTCAAAACATTTGAAAGGAAATCAATTCTTTTACGAATTGCTGGAATTTCAATAACCTTATTAAACTCCTCATTGTAACCCAAAACTTCTAACAATCTAGAATAAGCTTCGGAGTGACGGAATTCGCATTCAGCAAACGTTGCTCCCAATCCATTGAATTCTGGCTTTGGCAAATGGTTGTAAAGATTACCCCAAAATGTTTTAACAGAAACTTCAATTTGAGCAATAGCCAAAAGAGCATGTTTTACAGCCATCTTCTCATGTGGTTGTAGCTGAGAATGAAAATCTTGCACATCTGCCGTAAAATCTACTTCAGAATGCACCCAAAACGATTTGTTAATAGCTTCCACAAATTGTAAAATCTCTGGATACTCAAACGGTTTGTAGCTTACTCTTTTATCAAAAATGCCCATAATTTTTACTTTTTATTCGCGTTTTATACTATTTGTGATGTAATTTAGATCGATTAAAAACGACTACCTATTTCAATTTCAAGAGATTAAATGTTTTGATTTTGAAATAAATCAGCCTCACAAAAATAGAAAAGGAAAGTCTAAAAAAAAATCGAAAAGTCCCGAAAAGTCCCAAAAGCATGTTAATATTTTAAAAAGTTTTCCACAGAATTCGCCAAGACCTGATTAACAAGCGGTTAAGCAAACCTCCTTGTTGTTTTATTCCATTTCAACCAATCCAAGTTTAAACATCCAAACATAAACGGCTAATTATCAGCATTTAAAAAACAAACAGAACCACTTAGAGCTTTTTCTATTCTGTAGATTATCCCAGTTAATAAAAAACACGATATAATTTTTGTATCTTTGCAGACACTTATGGGGTTGACTGGTTTCGACAGCAAGACCAATGCATAAGTAAGCATGCAGAGAACCGTAGCGCGATCTCTTAAATCCCTTGCTACAAATTTTTAACTGGCAACGAAGAGTTCGCTCTTGCAGCTTAATCCGAAGTTTAGTAGGCACAAGCGCTTTCCCGAAGATAGTAAGGAAGCAAGATGTCTCGCCATCGCTCTGTTCTGCGGCGTTGGATTTTGGGGCATAGGAATGCAGAAATAAGGTTTTGGGCACTTTGACCAAAGCTCGAAAATTTTAGAAGATAAGCTCAAAGTTGGCGGTCTGTTGTCTGCTTTGGGTCGAAAACCAATAACAGAATAAGCATGTAGAAAGCCTATGTATTGCTTGTTTGGACGAGGGTTCGAATCCCTCCAACTCCACAATCGCACCTGTAAATCAATGATTTACGAAAATTACACCCAAAATTACACCCAATTTTTTAAAATTGGGTGTTTTTTTTGAATTACATTTTAAGGATTCTATAATTTTCTATCAATTGTTTTTGTAATTTTGATTTTATGCTCAAACACATTAATTCTATCGAATATTTTTACTTTCAAATAGGTGGTTATTTTGAAGGGAATAGACAGATAATTATTAAAGATAATTATTTTGAGTTGATGAAATCACAATACGGATTTTCAGAAAACATCTTATCTAAAGAAAATCACTTAACAATCAATTCAATAAGTAGCTTAATAGAAGTACTCAATGATATTTCTCTCTTATCTTGGGACGAAAACTATTCAAATGAGGATGTAATGGATGGCACACAATGGGAAATTGAAATAAAATACAATAATCTTAAAAAAATAAAAAAATCCTTTGGAAGCAATCAATTTCCTTACGTTGACAAAATAAATAACACCATCTCTTCCAAAAATTCAGATAATACTCCAGATTTTTTAAAATTGATAGTTGTACTCAATAAAATAGTTAAAAAGAAAAATTTCTTTTACTAAATCTTGCAACCTACTTCTATTTTAGATTCAAAAAACTCACAATTTATATTAGGTTAAAGGTATTTTTCATTAATTCTATAACTTTTAAATCAGGCATATTATCTTTAATGTGTCATTTTATTTTAACTATTTTCAAAATTTATTTTTAATTCCCTACTTAATAATAGTTAAGATTATTGAATTGAATTTAAAAAGAAATGAAAATTATGTTTTTCCGTAATTTTCTTTCATTTGCTTTTTGTAATTTTGAGAATTATATAATTCTTAAAAACAAATATGCCGAATAAATTTCTATCTATTCTTGATAAATACCGTAAAATTTCATTTTCTGAAAAAGATAAAGGAGAACGTTTTGAAAGACTAATAAAAGCCTATTTATTAACTGACCCTAAATATTCAAACTTATTCAAAAAAGTTTGGCTTTGGAATGAATTTCCATCAAAAGCTGATTTGGGAAGCACGGATACAGGAATAGATTTAGTTGCATTAACCAATAATGGCGATTATTGGGCGATACAATGTAAGTGTTATGCTGAAGATACAACCATAGACAAGAAATCTGTAGATACTTTTTTGGCTACTTCTAGTAGAACATTTAAAGATGTTGAAACTATAAAAACCGTTCACTTTGCTCAAAGATTATGGGTTTCTACATCTAGTAAATGGACAAATAATGCCGAAGAATCACTTAAAAATCAAAGTCCACAAGTTTCTAGAATTAATGTTCACGATTTAGCAAATGCACCTGTAGAATGGGAAAAATTAGAAAACAATATTACAGGCGAACAAGCAAGAACCAAAAAATATCCTCTTAAAAAACATCAAAAAGATGCTCTTGAAAAAACACATGAATATTTTCAAGAAAATGAAAGAGGAAAACTAATTATGGCTTGTGGAACTGGTAAAACATTTACTTCGCTTCGTATTGCTGAAAATGAAACCAATGGAAAAGGGTTGGTTCTTTTTTTAGTTCCTTCTATCGCACTTCTTGGACAAACTTTGAATGAATGGAGTGCACAATCTTTAGAAAAGATAAATCCAATCTGTATTTGCTCTGACCCAGAAATTACCAAGAAAAAAACTAAAGTTGAGGATATTGATACTTCTTCAGTAATTGATTTGGCTTTGCCTGCTTCTACCAATGTTCCCAATATTATTCATCAATTCAAAAGTTTAAAATTATATTCTAATGATGGAATGACAGTGGTTTTTTCTACCTATCAATCTATTGAGGTCATTTCTAAAGCACAGAAAGAATTAGCCAAAATTTATCCTGAATATTCGGAATTTGATTTAATTATTTGTGATGAAGCACACCGAACGACAGGCGCAAAATTGGCTACAGAAGACGAATCTGCTTTTACCAAAGTACACGATAATGACTTCATTAAAGCCAAAAAAAGGCTTTATATGACCGCTACTCCTCGTTTGTACGACCAAGAAACCAAAAGCAAGGCAGCTCAAGCCGAAGCTTTACTTTGGTCTATGGACGATGAAAAAATTTATGGCGAAGAAATTTACAGAATTGGTTTTGGCGAAGCCGTTGAAAAAAAATTACTTACCGATTATAAAGTTCTCATTCTTACTTTGAGTGAGAACGATGTTCCGCCAGTAATTCAGAATATGATTTCTAATGGGGAACACGAAATAAAAATAGATGATATGCCGAAATTAATCGGCTGTATCAATGCACTTTCTAAACAAGTTTTGGGCGATGAAGGTTTAATAAAATCTACAGACCCTAATCCTATGAAACGTGCAGTTGCGTTTTGTTCTACCATTGCAAATTCCCAAACTATTACCCAAACTTTCAACGGAATATCTGGGGAATATATTGAAGTGTTACCTCAAGAAAATAAAGATGTTACGGTTTCTGTAGCCTCAAAACATATTGACGGTTCTATGTCTGCCACACAAAGAGAAGAA
This genomic stretch from Chryseobacterium sp. POL2 harbors:
- a CDS encoding ribonucleotide-diphosphate reductase subunit beta, with the protein product MGIFDKRVSYKPFEYPEILQFVEAINKSFWVHSEVDFTADVQDFHSQLQPHEKMAVKHALLAIAQIEVSVKTFWGNLYNHLPKPEFNGLGATFAECEFRHSEAYSRLLEVLGYNEEFNKVIEIPAIRKRIDFLSNVLKHANSTTPKEYVSSLLLFSILIENVSLFSQFAIILSFTRFKGFMKNVSNIIAWTSVDEQIHANAGIYLINKIREEQPDLLSDSDIEDIYTLVDESIALEAEILDWIFMNGELDNFSKEDLLNFMKYRVDDSLKKIGMKTRYNVSPEQYKPMVWFEEEVFANSMDDFFAKRPVDYTKHDKSITANDLF
- a CDS encoding DEAD/DEAH box helicase family protein, which codes for MPNKFLSILDKYRKISFSEKDKGERFERLIKAYLLTDPKYSNLFKKVWLWNEFPSKADLGSTDTGIDLVALTNNGDYWAIQCKCYAEDTTIDKKSVDTFLATSSRTFKDVETIKTVHFAQRLWVSTSSKWTNNAEESLKNQSPQVSRINVHDLANAPVEWEKLENNITGEQARTKKYPLKKHQKDALEKTHEYFQENERGKLIMACGTGKTFTSLRIAENETNGKGLVLFLVPSIALLGQTLNEWSAQSLEKINPICICSDPEITKKKTKVEDIDTSSVIDLALPASTNVPNIIHQFKSLKLYSNDGMTVVFSTYQSIEVISKAQKELAKIYPEYSEFDLIICDEAHRTTGAKLATEDESAFTKVHDNDFIKAKKRLYMTATPRLYDQETKSKAAQAEALLWSMDDEKIYGEEIYRIGFGEAVEKKLLTDYKVLILTLSENDVPPVIQNMISNGEHEIKIDDMPKLIGCINALSKQVLGDEGLIKSTDPNPMKRAVAFCSTIANSQTITQTFNGISGEYIEVLPQENKDVTVSVASKHIDGSMSATQREELLTWLKDEPKQDECRVLTNVRCLSEGVDVPSLDAVMFLSARNSQVYVFKLNWTVSVKSLRSISDYKFINFC